One genomic segment of Mycolicibacterium neworleansense includes these proteins:
- a CDS encoding tyrosine-type recombinase/integrase, which produces MSVKRNARAGIDDRWTKRVKGDDGVMRTEKSALHGRGKRWRVRWVDSTGQEHTKVYERKPDAQAFLNTLTAQVVRGEYVDPKKAGETFGSVAEDWFTTKAHRKPKTLAGYRGLLDTLILPRWGQVPLKNIDPQSLLKWIGSLSVDGSQDDKPLSASRIRQAHQLMHAVLKYAQRSGMVAKNVAAEIERKYDMPTEGERQQHALTHSQLLGLVSHMEKYALLTLVLGYTGIRFGEAVALRRENVKGGKLIVAESGTRVTGQGVVVTKTKTGKTREVVVPPPVWKELEPALPAQPWALVFPSEGRASKEHDGYLTNHGYRHYFDKAVQAMQAEATAARAREIAETGTATTPEFPTCTPHDLRHTCASLLISTGANVKVIQRQLGHATAAMTLERYGHLYDADLTSAANALGEAIQATTAVPLRYIGGMKKVRAS; this is translated from the coding sequence ATGAGTGTCAAACGGAACGCCCGAGCTGGGATTGACGACCGCTGGACCAAGCGCGTCAAGGGTGACGACGGAGTCATGCGCACCGAGAAGTCAGCCCTACATGGTCGCGGCAAGCGCTGGCGGGTCAGGTGGGTGGACTCCACCGGCCAGGAACACACCAAGGTCTACGAACGCAAGCCCGACGCCCAGGCGTTCCTGAACACCCTGACCGCACAGGTAGTGCGGGGTGAGTATGTGGACCCCAAGAAGGCGGGGGAAACATTCGGGTCTGTGGCAGAGGATTGGTTCACCACGAAAGCACACCGGAAGCCGAAGACTCTCGCGGGCTACCGGGGTCTATTGGACACCCTGATACTCCCCCGGTGGGGACAGGTGCCGCTGAAAAACATTGACCCCCAATCGTTATTGAAGTGGATTGGCAGCCTGTCGGTGGACGGATCCCAGGATGACAAGCCACTATCAGCCAGCCGGATACGGCAGGCCCACCAGCTCATGCACGCCGTACTCAAGTACGCCCAGCGGTCGGGCATGGTGGCGAAAAACGTTGCGGCAGAGATTGAACGAAAGTACGACATGCCGACCGAGGGGGAACGGCAACAGCACGCCCTTACCCATTCCCAGCTCCTCGGGCTGGTCTCCCACATGGAAAAGTACGCACTCCTAACCCTGGTGCTCGGGTACACCGGCATCCGGTTCGGGGAGGCGGTCGCACTCCGCCGAGAGAACGTCAAAGGCGGAAAGCTGATCGTGGCGGAGTCGGGTACCCGGGTGACCGGCCAGGGTGTCGTGGTTACCAAAACCAAGACCGGCAAGACCCGCGAGGTGGTCGTACCTCCCCCGGTGTGGAAAGAGCTGGAGCCTGCCCTACCCGCCCAACCGTGGGCGCTGGTGTTCCCCAGTGAGGGGCGGGCGTCAAAAGAACACGACGGGTACCTGACCAACCACGGGTACCGGCACTATTTCGACAAGGCCGTGCAGGCAATGCAGGCGGAGGCCACAGCGGCCCGTGCGCGAGAGATTGCGGAGACGGGCACCGCGACCACCCCAGAGTTCCCAACGTGCACACCACACGATCTCAGGCATACGTGCGCGTCCCTGCTGATCTCCACCGGGGCCAACGTCAAGGTGATTCAACGGCAGCTCGGCCACGCCACAGCGGCGATGACCCTGGAGCGCTACGGGCACCTGTATGACGCTGATCTGACCAGCGCGGCGAACGCCCTTGGGGAGGCCATACAGGCCACTACTGCGGTACCACTGCGGTACATCGGGGGCATGAAAAAAGTCAGGGCCAGTTAG
- a CDS encoding helix-turn-helix transcriptional regulator codes for MEKPLTTEEVSALLGIPAATLRYWRHLSPPEGPRCYRLGRKRIVYDPADVQSWRESRKAETARGGQ; via the coding sequence TTGGAAAAACCACTGACCACTGAAGAGGTCTCAGCCCTGTTGGGCATCCCTGCCGCAACGCTGCGGTACTGGCGGCACCTGTCTCCGCCCGAGGGCCCCCGGTGCTATCGGCTGGGCCGCAAGCGCATTGTGTATGACCCTGCCGATGTTCAGAGCTGGCGCGAGTCTCGCAAGGCGGAGACGGCCAGGGGCGGACAGTGA
- a CDS encoding terminase large subunit domain-containing protein, with the protein MHFNEFACKYLRFGDGTPMDPRDWQLDIVSQVFDPLPRPRLAGVAMPRGNGKSSLAAALAVWVLMTGRGVTVDVIAVDERQAGIIFSMAAKFIARNPELECRVTAYKDHLVVPGTESEMTCLPGTPAALEGRDPTLCIVDEGGRVLPEAYEVVALASGKQRESTVLVLGTPGPRPDNVLAQFRDHALNRPDDISQVYVEISAAGFESHATDCEHCWKLANPALDDFLYRDALAALQPPKMSESHFRRVRLVQWVTDNENPFVTADTWDAIATGEQVPDGANVVIGLDGSHSRDCTALVVATVDATPHVATYRLFKPEDGPDNRIDVLEVEQAIRDARQRWNVLEVAADPHRWTRTLQVLAAEGIPVMEIPQSASRLTAMTTDLHSAIVNQRMTHSGGADLREHVLAATVVDTPNGGLKLGKASRSRNAPRIDLAAALVMAVSRATWLAGKQKKRFRVLTR; encoded by the coding sequence GTGCATTTCAACGAATTTGCCTGCAAATACTTGAGATTCGGCGATGGCACTCCGATGGATCCACGCGACTGGCAGCTAGACATTGTGTCCCAGGTGTTCGACCCGCTGCCGCGTCCCCGGTTGGCCGGGGTGGCAATGCCTCGCGGAAACGGAAAGTCAAGCCTTGCAGCGGCATTGGCTGTTTGGGTGTTAATGACTGGTCGCGGGGTGACCGTGGATGTTATCGCAGTGGACGAACGGCAGGCCGGAATTATTTTCAGCATGGCGGCCAAGTTCATCGCCCGCAATCCCGAACTTGAGTGCCGGGTAACCGCCTATAAGGACCACCTGGTGGTGCCTGGGACTGAGTCGGAGATGACTTGCCTACCCGGGACACCGGCAGCTCTTGAGGGTCGGGACCCGACGCTGTGCATTGTGGACGAGGGTGGCCGCGTCCTGCCCGAGGCCTATGAGGTGGTAGCCCTGGCCAGCGGAAAGCAAAGGGAATCAACAGTTCTGGTACTGGGAACGCCAGGGCCGCGACCAGACAACGTGCTGGCACAGTTCCGTGACCACGCTCTCAACCGCCCTGACGACATATCCCAGGTGTACGTGGAGATCAGCGCAGCCGGGTTTGAATCCCACGCGACCGACTGCGAGCACTGTTGGAAGCTGGCCAACCCGGCACTTGATGACTTCCTGTATCGGGACGCCCTGGCCGCGCTACAGCCGCCCAAGATGAGTGAAAGCCACTTTCGCCGGGTGCGTCTGGTCCAATGGGTGACCGATAACGAAAACCCGTTCGTCACCGCTGACACCTGGGACGCGATTGCCACCGGTGAACAGGTCCCCGATGGCGCAAACGTGGTGATCGGCCTGGACGGCAGCCACAGCCGCGACTGCACCGCCCTGGTCGTGGCGACCGTAGACGCCACCCCGCACGTAGCCACCTACCGCCTGTTCAAGCCAGAAGACGGTCCAGACAACAGGATTGATGTGCTGGAGGTCGAACAGGCCATTCGGGACGCCCGCCAACGGTGGAACGTCCTGGAGGTAGCCGCCGACCCGCACCGCTGGACCCGCACCCTGCAAGTGCTGGCAGCCGAGGGAATCCCGGTAATGGAGATCCCACAGAGTGCCAGCCGACTCACAGCGATGACCACCGATCTGCATTCGGCCATTGTCAATCAGCGCATGACGCACAGCGGGGGCGCGGACCTCCGAGAGCACGTTCTAGCCGCGACTGTCGTGGACACACCGAACGGCGGTCTGAAGCTGGGCAAGGCCAGCCGCAGCCGCAACGCCCCCCGCATTGATCTAGCCGCAGCCCTGGTGATGGCCGTTAGCCGCGCCACTTGGCTTGCTGGCAAGCAAAAGAAACGGTTTCGAGTACTCACCCGATGA